The stretch of DNA ATAAAATCAATCCAATGATTGATTCAATTTTGCAAAATGATAGGGATTAGATCTCTTAGCAAATTTAATATCCAATTTATAATCCTAATCTATATACTTAgcgaaaataaaaaatctattttaggaatatatatatatatttttaaggaaaatatGACATATAGTTATGATTTCTATAAAcgaccattttttttttggtaaggaCGACCAtatgattttttgtatagtaataaaaataaaaaaagattacCAACTTTTAGCCCACCATAATGGCCAACCATCGATCAATTACACCTCTAATAAAGCAACgaatttattttagaaaaataaataattaaatatgttaaaaataaaaaatataaaacacaCGACTATAATCTCAGAGAACTGACGTGTCATCTTTTTATTGGGTAAGCTACAAAGCTTGACTAAATCTTGACTTCACGCAACCAGATCCTTCTTCTCCAAGTAGGTGAAAAAGCAAAGACTATGTTCtgtctctctctttctcactcgcccacatattatattttaataacatTACCATATTACTACGACAACCACTATTGCTTTCTACCTAATCCAATAAGGGAAAATTAgagagaaaattaatattttctacCATATTAATTTTCCGGCAAAATTTTCTGAGCTAACCCTTTTAATTCCGAACCTTGTCTCACATTCCCCCCTTTTTTTTTGTCTCTCTCTCTAAATCAATTTCAAGAGATAAATATGGCGAAAAATCAGAGTAAGATACTGTGGTAAAATAATTACGGttgttgttttatttaattcttaTCTGTTTATCTATCTGTACAATCGAACCTTAAGCTTGCTTTCTAGGGTTTTATTGAATCGTTCTGAAAACTTCTTTTTGTTCTTGTCTTCAGATCGCTTCGATTTTTAACGTTGGTCTCCGATCTACTAACGATTATCATCAATGTGGCACTCGTCTCGGCCGGGTTGACTCATTGTGAACTCACTGAGAGGTCTAAAGGTTTTTTGACATTCAATGGTAAGCGGAGAAAATGGCAGCTTCTTTAGCGACTTTCGAGCGTCCTCGACCAGTTGCTCCTAATACGGTATCCATCTCtcttttctttcatttgttTGGTTACTGAGAAAATGAACTGAAGATTGACCGGAAAGTGTTTGGATCTTATGGCATTTATACTTTACTTAGTTTAGTTTGATGGAAATTGACCCTAGGTTTAAACGAATGTGGACTGTGTTGTTCGAACTTGAAATGCAGGttgtttttttcctttttatatcACATAGTGGGGACTGGGGAGTATGCAAGCTTGTTATGCTTCTAAATGAAATATATACTTGATGACTTAATTTCCTTACTCATTTTCGTAGTTAGGGAAAGAGAGGGAGATCATTGTTTGTTccttgttttttttcttaaagttcTAAATTGCATTTTATATAAAGTTTATGATGAGACTGAGGAATAGTTCAGGGCACATATCATGATGATTCTAAATTGTGCGATAACTTGTCCATAATTTAAGATTTTATGTTTCAGCTATTCTGATAGTATACATTTCCTTATTTTTTCCTCTTGATGGTATACATGTCaataatttaagtttaatttttctgCTATTCTGACAGTATACATTTCCTTATTTTTTCTTCCTGAAGATGGAAAGAAATTTAAGCAACCCTGGTGCCCAGTTTGGAATTTGTATTATGCTCTAATTTCTCCGTAAAGTTATCATAAGTTCAGAGTTTGTGCGATGAGTTTTCGCTCTATAACTTCATGTAAACAGTTACCAAATTCAATTTGAATCTATTTTGCAACACTTCAATTTTTATAGTTGTTATGTACAAGCTTTGTAACTCTTAGATGTGATCATTTTGTTTTGTCTAATGTAAATTCAGTCACTTGGCAGTTTCTTTGAATGTGATATATTTGTTTGGTTTTTGGTTCTTCTGTTGTTTTCCATTGGAGTTTTTGGAATGCTGTTTGTTAAATTTATAGCTTATTGTGTTTCATAATTTTCTTGTTGCATTCTATATCTTTGTGCTTGCTGTAAATATGAACTCCCCCCTGCCTGCCTTTGTGGGCCCTTTACTAACAGATGATGATTCAGCAGGTTTTCAAGAGTGGTCCACTTTTCATATCTTCAAAAGGTTGGTAAACAGTTTTCTCCTTCCCTTAGTGTATACATTTCCCTAgaatatttcttttaaattgtTCTAATTGGGTGCATGTGCACAAACACATTATATTTTGTTCCAATCAATAATTTGGTTGATCTGTTTATGGCACTCATTGAACTTGCTTTCAGATTGTCCAACATATTAGATTTTGGAAGTACGAACAGTCCTTTATAAATTTATCTATACATTTTAAAAATGCTTACTAAATTGTCTATACGTTATCTCTGTAACGTTTATCAATAAATGCTGCCGTTTTCATATAGGAATGATGTTAAATGTTTCCATATAGAATCCATAGAATTTTAGTATTAATCCTTTGTATGATTCAATTATTCTACTTTTAGATTGGCGGgatatattaattaacaaaGTAAGGTGAACAAAATGATGCAAGTTGCTTCGGAGAAATGCCATTGTATTGAAATGGACAATGTAACTGAAAATCGTTTCCATAAGCTCTAGAAATGAGTGACGAAGATGTGACATGTATTATGCCTAATGTAGTAAATTGCAATGCTTCTGCATTTGAATGTTTGATATGTGGACAATATGGTAGTTAGGGCGTGTGctgtttttttcctttctttttcaaTCATCTTACTGTTTATGtgctttttaaattgatttttaatttaactAGACGGCTCATGGTGTAGTAGAGGCATTTACTTCTTACGTATATGGATATTTTATGATCtttaaaaggaaaagaaataTGCCTTCTCTGTTAATGCCCTCACATAACATGGTCACCTTACGACTTACCttctcaatttttatttgttgaaaTTTCAGGAATTGGCTGGAAGTCTTGGAAGAAGCGGTGGTTTATTCTTACACGCACTTCTCTGGTTTTCTTCAAGAATGATCCTGTTAGTGCTACATACTTTATCCCTTTTATTTTGGTTACTCAAGTAGTTGTCAATTTTACTGTGCATGTTTGGTGAGAAACAGTTTGTATTTTTATGCAAGTTTTTTGTTGTCGTTGTACTTAGCTTTATTTCTATAGTATTATAATGCTGAGTTGGTGTTCATTTATATGACAAAGTAATACAAGTTATAAACTGTGtggtatgtatttatagagtgcACTTCCGCAAAAAGGGGGTGAagtaaatcttacattgggtggcATTGACTTGAACAATTCTGGAAGGTATGTGAAAACAATGGAATTTTATTAGTGCTACGCTGTTGCTTTTGCTGTATACTCAATCTTTGCAACTTGTTTCTTATAGTGTTGTTGTTAGAGAAGATAAAAAGCTGTTGACAGTTTTATTTCCTGATGGGCGTGATGGCCGAGCTTTTACCCTTAAGGTGATGCACTGGACTATTAGATTTTTGTTTTGTCTACTCTTCTCTGTAAGAGCAGTGTAAAATGTACTGTGCTACTGagaaattattttcatgttctCTTACTTTGTCAATTTTCAGGCTGAGACATCAGAAGATTTATATGAATGGAAGACTGCCCTTGAACATGCCCTTGCACAAGCACCAAGTGCTGCCATTGTTATGGGACATAATGGGATTTTTCGTAATGACACAAATGACACAATGGAAGGGTCTTTCCCTCATCAATGTTTGTACTTGAGCAACTGATACTTCTTTTAGTTTTTCATTTAGTGATGGTATTAAATTTTTCGAGTTCCTTTACTTATGAATATTCCTTGTTTTTTATAGGGAAGGATAAGCGTCCTGTTAAGTCATCAGTTATTGGACGACCAATTTTGCTTGCATTAGAAGATATTGATGGAAGTCCATCTTTCCTTGAGAAAGCTTTACGGTTTTTGGAAAATTTTGGTCAGTTGTTTTTTCAACACCATCAATGACATTTCAACCTTTATAAATATGTAGTAGAAAAtaattacatgtatgttactaTGGTAATGCAGCTTAACGGCTAGGTCCATATCAGCTTCAATTTATATGatattctctttctttttctagGTTTGCttggcttttttattttttatttaataaatattttatgttttaaaagGTCATAATTAATTAGGTAGAATCTTTTATCAAGATTTTTCTTGCAAATTGGACACTGATATTAAAAGGAGAAGTTAAGAAGTGCATTGTTTTCTCATCTATATTTCATACATTTTActatattctctctctctctctctctctctctctctctctctctctgtcttagCTTCTGTAACTTTCCTGAACTTTTTGTTAAATATAAAGATGTAAAGAATAATCCAAAATCCCGATATGGGATATCGCTTAGATAATTATAATCTGTTCAATAGGAAGTTAACTTAGGAACACCAAGCCAAGACTGACATGGATAAACATTTTGTACTGTTCTCATATGCTGTTTATTGCTCGCGTGATTTTCATTGGTTTGTTATGTGGCTTCATGACCATAAGTGAAAGAGAACTACTATTCTCGTACTTGAAAAAAATTGAACACCAAGCCAAGACTGACATGGATAAACATTTTGTACTGTTCTCATATGCTGTTTATTGCTCGCGTGATTTTCATTGGTTTGTTATGTGGCTTCATAACCATAAGTGAAAGAGAACTACTATTctcatacttaaaaaaaaattgaactttACCATTTTGATTAGCATCGTTTTACTCATACGAGAGCTGTGTTTAGCttattgagagagttattttGGTTTTGAATTATTCAATTTGATCGATCATAGAATTACTATTGTCTTTCAACAGTCACCAAAGGCTCTTTTTTTGATAAGCAACAGGTACTAaagttgaaggaattttacGACAGTGTGCAGATGTTGAGGAAGTAGAACGAAGAGTACAAGAATACGAACAAGGTATTTGCTTCAGGCTGGCTACAATATTTCCACGATCTCTTGTTTGACTGCAAGAACATTAAAAACATCTTTCAAGAATTGATAATTTGTTTCTAATTTTGCTTATGATCTTGGATTTTTTATAAACATACAGTCCTAACTGAAATTGTACAATGTTTTGTTGTTTGTAGGCAAGATTGAATTTGATCCTAATGAGGATGCTCATGTGGTTGGTGACTGTATTAAGGTATTTGTTTCAAGTAATACTATCTGTGACAATTATGCTTTATCCATTGATTTCAATAATCACCAAGTCCCGTTGGCAGTATGTTCTGCGAGAGCTACCTTCTTCTCCAGTATCAGCACCTTGCTGCACTGCCTTGTTCGAGGCATATAGTAAGTTCTTACtttttttgttcattttatATTTATGTTTCATGTTATCTTTCTTGTAATAgcttaaaacaaaattatagtAGCTTAAAACACTGCCTTGTTCGAGGCACATAGTAAGTTCTtacttttttgttctttttatatttatgtttcATGTTATGTTTCTATTATGTTTTTTCTATAATAGCTCAAAACAAAATTGTAATAACAAGAAAAAAGATAGACTGAAGTTCTTGGCTTCTCAAATAAATTTGTATACCATTTCCAAGTGGCAATTTAATAGGAAGGTACtgtaattaaaatacattaatcAAATGAACTAAAGGAAAGTTAAAAATACGGCATTTTCAACTTTAGAATAGTTTTATTGATTGTTGGTAGAATTTGTTACTTCCTCTTATTAGGGTTTATCagcaataaaatatttaatttttattgtttttgtttaccttattttattttctatacttTTCATCTTATCCCAACATTTTAAGATCTTctcattttattcttaaaacatgTTACCAGGCAAGAACATAGTATTGAAGAAAGGCCTTAAATGTATTAATCCTTGATTTaagaatttataatttatgtattgctttattattattattattatttatttatttatttttttgacaaaatgCATTGCTTTATTAATAGTTGTTAAATTTTACAATTTGTGATAAAACCAAACAAATTGTGGCTTTATGAATACATTATGAAGAGGGGTTTGAAGATATTCCTGAGAGATTgcaattttattttgtagagTTTGGCTATTGTATTTTGCTCTTTGTTGCTGGGTGAATCTTTATTTATTCCTCATTTCTAGTTAACTCATGATTAATAACACAAGTAGTTtcgtttcaaagaaaaaaaaaagaaaggattTGCACATGTGAATTTAGGTGAATTACTATCTATTTGCTTATGTGGCTTTGCATTTTTTTGCTTCGTTTTCAGAAATTGATAGAAAGGAAGCTCGAGTGAGTGCAATGCGCTCTGCAATCTTTGAAACGTTTCCTGAACCAAACCGCCGATTATTGCAAAGGTATCCCTCTACTCCTCTCTTACATGATATCTCAATGGATGCCTAGTATTCCTCTTCAAAAGGTAAACTTTGACTGTAACTAAATTAGGTGTCTTCATATCTATTTCTTTCACAGTATATGTGATAACTGAAATGATATTCATCAACACTTTGttggtttttatttatataaatttggaGGAGATTTTTTTTGGGAAAACAAATTCTTAGAAGTTCTTCATTTCATGGTTAATTATAGTATGGTAGACTAGAGTAGACATTTCACTAAATGTCAACTTTGCCCCTTGCCTGGCGTGGTGATAAAACCAAGtgagaaaaggaaaaaatatatagaagCGGAGTAATAACTCATAGAGAGTCATGGAATATAAACAAAAAAGATGAACTAGTgagaggaaatttgaattttttataattCCATTGACATTTGCCTAAGCAATTGATATAAGAAGAATTATTTGGCAGATGTGAGGGCttaatttttggttttttttttttgtgatgttTGAGTTTAATCAAACTGTTCTTAGTGCCACCATTTTTGTTGTTGTGTTGGTTTGTGATGATGCCCGAATGTATTTTCCCTTTCTTGTTTAGGTTTATTGTGCATGTATAATCTGATAGGTTGGGTTGAAGTTTGTTAAATTTTGGGTTTCATTTGAGTTTTCTGGTTTGAAAGCTTCAACGAGATGaagtcaaaaataaaaatatattagttttaatattagtttactcattttttttttatttaaaatcagTTTACAAGAGGTTTGCAGCTGGTACTTTAATTAGACCTTTGAACAGggaaaaaaatatcaattaagGAGTAAATGGAAAAAACAGCATGTCTCTGAGAATCTTTTATTCTTACCATAATAGCCCacaaattttctttaatttatttgaattctTGACGgagaacaaataaaaaaaagaaatgaaaactaAAGTAATAAGTTGGAGTATTATCGGAAAATACTTTTGCTGCCTGAAAACTATTTCTGTACATTAATTGATATATATCGATGGGCATATTATATGTAATCTTTTTGATGAACCCAAAATATCTGGCTATTTTGGGATATATTGGTTACACTAccaattttttatcttatttatatattttaatttttttttattaaagttattttgaattattgtCACATATATATGAAAATCTAAGATCAAAAATCATATATAGTCTTTCTTACAAGATTGAAAACTGTGTTTTGATTAAACAAAAAATATGAATATTGAGTATCTGTAGACTGTAATTCaggtgtatatatatttatagaggtGCTCTATTTACTTGTTTTCGTCTTCATAAACATTGATTACTATTCTATTTATTATACTCTCTATTACTAATCtatatttcttattattttcagTAAAAATTATTTAGCTTGATTCCATGTGATACGTGTCTAATTTTATTGTTGTAATTGTTCAATTTTATTCTctttgaagatttttttttgtatatttaataatatatatatggttttttttgaaatttccaTCTAGATTTTCCAAAAGATATTTTCCATAACATTATAGTGCCAATATTTTCTTCCGTGGTTTGTACTACCTGCTTGCCTATTCTCCAATTTTGACTGTGGAGTGACTTCTGCTTTAATGAGAAATCTCCTGCTGCTTGTGATACTCATTATGTACTTggaatttatattttttcatgcTTCATTTCTTAATTACCTTTGTTTAATTTTGTATCTCTACCAACTCTAATTGGAAATCTTTATATGCAAATAACAAGTTAATTATGCCCCTTTTGCAGAGTACTGAAGATGATGCATATTATATCATCTCATTCTCATGAGAATCTGATGAATCCATCTGCTGTTGCTGCATGCATGGCGCCCTTGCTTTTACGTCCTCTATTAACTGGTGACTGCGGATTAGATGATTTTGATGGTAATGGTGATAATTCTGTCCAGCTTCTTGCAGCTGCAAATGCTGCTACTAATGCACACGCAATTGTTACGACACTCTTGGAGGAGTATGAAAACATTTTTGATGTAAGTGGTTCTTATCCTGTTGTCAATCCTTATTTTCTGGCCATGAAGCAAACATTGGCATGAAGCATAAtgctttagaaattaaattatgttGCTTACCTATTAGATTTTTATTCAGGATGAAAATCTACAAAGATGCTCAATCTCGGCTGACTCTCGGATTGAAAACAGCGGGAGTGAAGAATCTACTGATGATGAAAATATTGATATGAAAGATAATGGTTATCATGATGCGGAAAATGAAGTAGATCCAGAAACAGATGATGATCCTGAACGTGTACATAGTGGGAAATTAAGTGAAAGCAGTGGTTATGCTGGCAGTGATCTCTATGACTATAAGGTCAACTTTGTTTTCTCCATTATATTATGCTCATATACATGATTGTCTTACAATAAACAAGTATGCGTCCCTAGATATAAATATGTTTTAAGTACATTAATTTTGTATGTGTTGAATGTTGTGgagaattttctaaaaataactGTCTTTTAAGAAAAATTGACTAATTACTAAGGTTTCTGTTTAAATATGCATCTAGTTGGCCAGTATCCCACTCAGTAACTTAATGCTATGTTCTGCTGCGACCAAAAGAAATATGTTGGATCACTTAGGAATTTACGATACATGCAAGTTACTTCTATGAACATTTTAATTGACAAACACTTCATTTTATGTACACAGACATTTGGGGTTGATGATTCAGATGTAGGTTCACCCAAAGAGAATCATGCTTCTGCAGAGGGTTCAAATTTATGCGTTGATCCCCAACAAGTAAGAGATCCAATAGCTCAATTGATAGAAGAACAAGGTGATCAGAAGAAAGGTAATGAAAACTCAAATGAGTTGGATCATCCAAGTACTTCACCAGCTGGTGAATCTTACCGATCAATGGGGGAGATCCTATCATCAATGGATCCAGGGCATCCCTTACCTTTGTCTGGTCTTGAATCAGGTCCTGGAAAGGCTATGAATAAAGTCAGTGGTGGTACCAATCATAATTCAAAACGATCAACATTCTGGGGAAGAAGCAATGTGAGTACCGTGCTTGATACCCTGTACTTCTTACATGAACTATTAGTGTTTCATGATTTGTTTTGCAGTTATCAATGTGTTATAAAATcaaaatggttttttttttttatttttctattttcttttctcaTTTATGCATCATTCTCTACtctagaaaataattttatttatggtaAAGATTGAGTTATTTGGGTCGTGCTGAAGCTGTATAGGTTATTATTACTATTCTCTTATTTGATTCATGTTGCATTTTTAAAATTCAGTAATTGTTGATTAGTATAAATTGTAATGCAGTATGATACATATAATTAACTAGGCCATATGTTTACTGATTATAGGAGTAAGACATGCCCCAAGAAATAGACCATATTTTTACACATGCTGACATGGCATATTACGAGATTGAAATTTAGTGTAATATTTGTTTCCATAATGGTTACATTGCATACTTGCTAATATTTTCTTTGTTTtcagaataaataaataaaaattcttcTTTTTCATCCTTGTCTCTCAGTAAGCAATAAAGCTGTATACCTGTATTTGGTCAGCAAGGGGTTAAGTGTGGAtaagaaaaacacacaaaaataaaagtctaaAGTGGGGTAGAAGTAGAACTAGTGAAAGTAGTCCTTAATATGCCTTGATTCTTAAAGTGCAAGTACTTATTCTAGTTTTTCTATGCTAATAACAGCTGTATTCATAGTAATACTAATACTTGTTCTTTTGTGGTTTTTAAATCCATGGTGGTGTTCTTTCATCCATTGTTGAAATGTCACGATTAACAACAAAAGTCTAAGAAGAGTTGGTACAATAAATTAGTCACATAGGAGGAACTAGTCATTAGTCAAATACAGTGTACTTTCTAGTAACttttccttttgtttttgtGAAATTGGTTCCTCACCCTGCAGTATTGAAGGGAACTATAAAACTTTCTATGTAGGAACATAAGAGGGACTTGAACCTCAAACTTCTTAGGAACAAGCCACATACTTTACCATTTGAGCGTGAGCCACCATTCTTTGGTAGTTACTTCCAACTATGATTTGACAGAAGTTTTGTTGAAGTTCTAATATGAGAATAGttccaaaataattaaaaatgagAAGGCATAAATTGCATCAATTTCAATTTGGTAGCTCTCCACTAATGCCGAATTGTATAAAGGAAAATTCAGTTTGAATAAAAATTTCTTCAGGTTCAAATCTCTGTTTGAAGTTATGCTGAATATTATAAATTTGATAGTCATTCTATTATACTGATGCCGTTTAGTATTATTCTATCATTGTTATCTTGACCATGTTTTACTTTCAATTTGCTTTTGTTtaattatgtgtttaatttcttgTTTAATGAATATCTGATTtcaaattccaaaaaaaaattgtgtatatTGTTTATTGATATATGAATAGCAGTACAACCTTCGATATATGTAGTATTTTCAGTAGACTAAGGAAATATCCTTAAATgttaaacatataatcagctTAACTGGGAAAGAAATAAACTATATTTACATCACATCCACACTTAACATAAATAGACTGATCGGACCAAATCAATGAGGTTTGATCAAAAACTAAGAAATCTTCCAACACTagttttagaaattattatttaattatataaaagatTCGGTGTAGCTTGGTTTATTTGACTATATCGTACGGAGATAActtttacatttattaatgATTGCTCTTGTTCATATGCGTATGCTTAGtgttttattataagaagaggaCCTGAGCAGAAGTCtaaattttatgatatttaaTATGGAAAGACATTTAATTCGCTTATGATGGTCTTCTTGCAGGTTAGAAAGACACCATCAATGGAATCAGTTGACTCTTCTGGAGAGGAGGAGTAAGTTTCTCAATTTCGGGTTTCAAacttgctcttttttttttttttttttttttttttttttaattttatgcaAAGTTCATTCATAATGTTTAAGTATTATGTTTTATGACATCATTATGCGAGTTAGTTTAAAAAGAACTCATGACATTCTCTTAGGAAATTTTAAATCTTTATGTTACTGGTATACTTGTAAGGTGTGTTAATTGTGTTAGCTATGAGGTATAGTGTTGGTTGTTTTTCTTATTTGTAACTTTTGCTACTCCTAGAGTGAGTTGGTCTGATTGACTATCAGTTTCTAAAGGAATGAGATTTTGACAGCAAAAACTGGGCTTTGTCAGGgaaatatatatcttttagTTAAAGAAACTATGTTGGTCATTTCTAAGATCTCtgactttaaatattaaaaaattattgtacAGCTTAAGCAACTTCTTGTTGAGTTCTCATCTCTGTTGTATACTTTATTACAAGTAACCAAAATTTATATGATTTTGTAGGCTTGCAATCCAAAGGCTTGAAATTGCGAAAAATGACTTGCAACACAGGATTGCAAAGGAGGTATAATTCTTTccctaaattattaaataaaatacactgGAAGCTGTTGATATCGCTAACTGAATTTGTCACTTATTATAGGCCAGAGGAAATGCAATTCTACAAGCTAGCTTAGAGAGAAGGAAGCAAGCATTGCATGAGAGACGGTTGGCACTTGAACAAGACGTACGATTCTTTTACTTGTTGCACTTTCTTCCCTAGGTTTATGTACAGCCTATCTgctttagaagttcatattccCTCAGATCAAGTATTTTCCATTGGATATATGCTTGCAGTTTTCATAAAAAAGCATAAGCATATGTTAGATACTGCATTGGTGACAAGGCCACCTTATGCTTAGGTCTTTATGCATTCTTTTGTTTAGAGGAGTTTATGAAATGAAGTGAGGTGTCAAAAGTGTAGGGTGAGAGTGTGTAAGCCAAATTTGTAGTGTTCTTATTGTTAAAGTGGAAAATCTTTACAAGGGTACAAGACAGGCCCTTGTCTTTGTGGAATAGTTTCTCCACTGTTAGTTTTTGTGGGGCATGCTTGCATTATCTTTTACTTTCCAATTTTCCTTGCAGAACCTATATATTcgtgtttacatttttttaatttgcttTGTTTTATTAGCCCGTCCAACCATTGGGGTGAACAAATGTCAAAGGAGCAGGTTATTCTTTTATGTCTCCTTTTAAGCATGCAATtggagaatatttttttttcttgttgccCCTTCTTGAAACAGAAGGGCCTATTAAGTGAGTGCCTTGGT from Cannabis sativa cultivar Pink pepper isolate KNU-18-1 chromosome 2, ASM2916894v1, whole genome shotgun sequence encodes:
- the LOC133034803 gene encoding rho GTPase-activating protein 7-like isoform X1, whose translation is MAASLATFERPRPVAPNTMMIQQVFKSGPLFISSKGIGWKSWKKRWFILTRTSLVFFKNDPSALPQKGGEVNLTLGGIDLNNSGSVVVREDKKLLTVLFPDGRDGRAFTLKAETSEDLYEWKTALEHALAQAPSAAIVMGHNGIFRNDTNDTMEGSFPHQWKDKRPVKSSVIGRPILLALEDIDGSPSFLEKALRFLENFGTKVEGILRQCADVEEVERRVQEYEQGKIEFDPNEDAHVVGDCIKYVLRELPSSPVSAPCCTALFEAYKIDRKEARVSAMRSAIFETFPEPNRRLLQRVLKMMHIISSHSHENLMNPSAVAACMAPLLLRPLLTGDCGLDDFDGNGDNSVQLLAAANAATNAHAIVTTLLEEYENIFDDENLQRCSISADSRIENSGSEESTDDENIDMKDNGYHDAENEVDPETDDDPERVHSGKLSESSGYAGSDLYDYKTFGVDDSDVGSPKENHASAEGSNLCVDPQQVRDPIAQLIEEQGDQKKGNENSNELDHPSTSPAGESYRSMGEILSSMDPGHPLPLSGLESGPGKAMNKVSGGTNHNSKRSTFWGRSNVRKTPSMESVDSSGEEELAIQRLEIAKNDLQHRIAKEARGNAILQASLERRKQALHERRLALEQDVSRLQEQLQAERDLRAALEVGLSMSTGQFSSSRSMDSKTRAELEEIALAEADVARLKQKVAELHHQLNQQRQNHYGSLSDACDRYQHVQTHNSQQRFLQQDFDTSLAFCNHERKQRTTEESLLGTDWRNMKGQVLSSGSINRQPGRKPFMESTSLSDSKSTEASTSMSVDDLSAVDSAAVPSTSRAAEVADYPRHPSSALVELTTRLDFFKERRSQLMEQLHNLDLNYGTTSAQDFVYRPSSPPWN
- the LOC133034803 gene encoding rho GTPase-activating protein 7-like isoform X2 yields the protein MAASLATFERPRPVAPNTVFKSGPLFISSKGIGWKSWKKRWFILTRTSLVFFKNDPSALPQKGGEVNLTLGGIDLNNSGSVVVREDKKLLTVLFPDGRDGRAFTLKAETSEDLYEWKTALEHALAQAPSAAIVMGHNGIFRNDTNDTMEGSFPHQWKDKRPVKSSVIGRPILLALEDIDGSPSFLEKALRFLENFGTKVEGILRQCADVEEVERRVQEYEQGKIEFDPNEDAHVVGDCIKYVLRELPSSPVSAPCCTALFEAYKIDRKEARVSAMRSAIFETFPEPNRRLLQRVLKMMHIISSHSHENLMNPSAVAACMAPLLLRPLLTGDCGLDDFDGNGDNSVQLLAAANAATNAHAIVTTLLEEYENIFDDENLQRCSISADSRIENSGSEESTDDENIDMKDNGYHDAENEVDPETDDDPERVHSGKLSESSGYAGSDLYDYKTFGVDDSDVGSPKENHASAEGSNLCVDPQQVRDPIAQLIEEQGDQKKGNENSNELDHPSTSPAGESYRSMGEILSSMDPGHPLPLSGLESGPGKAMNKVSGGTNHNSKRSTFWGRSNVRKTPSMESVDSSGEEELAIQRLEIAKNDLQHRIAKEARGNAILQASLERRKQALHERRLALEQDVSRLQEQLQAERDLRAALEVGLSMSTGQFSSSRSMDSKTRAELEEIALAEADVARLKQKVAELHHQLNQQRQNHYGSLSDACDRYQHVQTHNSQQRFLQQDFDTSLAFCNHERKQRTTEESLLGTDWRNMKGQVLSSGSINRQPGRKPFMESTSLSDSKSTEASTSMSVDDLSAVDSAAVPSTSRAAEVADYPRHPSSALVELTTRLDFFKERRSQLMEQLHNLDLNYGTTSAQDFVYRPSSPPWN